The genomic stretch TGTACTTGTTACCACTTGGATTAATCATTTTAAATTAATCattttgcttgcttgcttgttgttttgttgtaattttagGCCGGTCAAGGAAACTTGTGGATTTTCACGTGAGACTGTGATTGCAGTCACTACTAACATTGAGAGCATTGAGTTCCGCAGAAGGGAAAGTGCAGCTCATGGTTTTGAAGAGCACCCACGTGCTGGCACAACAGATGATGTGGAAGCTTTCTTTGCCCTGCTGCACCGTTTCCTGGGTCTCGTTTTCACCTTGAAGGACTTCAAGGCTCTTTGGAGGAGGCTGGTCAGGTAAGATTGATAAGCATATTGAGTCAAAATAACGTTTTCAGTCCAggtgtttttacagaattaagTATTGACTTGAGCCACATAAAAGATGTAACAGTCAAACAGTAGTAAAGCCAGATAAGTGGTGACATGGAACAGCCACTTTGCAGGGAATCAAGGTTCTTTACCAATTGGAACTAGTAATAATTAATGAAATGTAACATGACAGCCACTTAATATCTCGTGTTATTACTTTATCGTGTTAGGGAATTTACTAAGAGAGTTGGAGATGACCTCCCATTTTATTATTGGACTGCAAATGAAAGGTACAGAGAATGGGAAGAAGAGTTGCCTTCTTTCAATGAAGCACCAGATGTGCCTGACGACATTGATCCTGCTGAACATCCACTCAGACTCCATCGACTGACCTTGAGCAGAAGGGAAGACTCTTCTATATTCACTGCTGGACGAAGCTTCCTCCCTGCCCGAAATCAGACCTCAATACGCCAGAGGCTTCATAGGCCTGAAGGGCAGTTACCCCCTAACTTGTAACTTGGGTCCAGTGTGTATTTAACTGTAAGTCTAACCTGAGCATTTGTTTGCTTTAATACAAGTTTAGTGTATCACAAGTAAATTCCAGTGTTTCTCTAACAGCTGTAAACTCTAGACATTCACTGACTTGTATGGTTAACTTTATGATTAGAAATTTGGAGTATGCATTAGCTTTTTGTCTTAGTTCAATGATGTTTTGACAATTTGGAGGGCTTTTGAGATGCAGAGCCCTGTTTGCAACAATTATG from Porites lutea chromosome 1, jaPorLute2.1, whole genome shotgun sequence encodes the following:
- the LOC140927220 gene encoding uncharacterized protein gives rise to the protein MSIKPVKETCGFSRETVIAVTTNIESIEFRRRESAAHGFEEHPRAGTTDDVEAFFALLHRFLGLVFTLKDFKALWRRLVREFTKRVGDDLPFYYWTANERYREWEEELPSFNEAPDVPDDIDPAEHPLRLHRLTLSRREDSSIFTAGRSFLPARNQTSIRQRLHRPEGQLPPNL